From Candidatus Kaelpia aquatica, the proteins below share one genomic window:
- a CDS encoding NAD(P)H-dependent glycerol-3-phosphate dehydrogenase: protein MSGIGILGDGGWGTTVAILLQQKGHQITLWSYDAGHALILDKERENKMFFPGIKIPQEINITSDLNLAVSDKEIIVLAIPSIYIRAVLSRLSGFREDVIFVSLAKGIEQESFKRVSEIICEELGKVKMSVLSGPAIAYEVARRSPSSVVVASEDDCVAKIVQELFFTTYFRVYTSSDIVGLELGGALKNVIAIAAGICDGLGFGANTKAALLSRGLAEMVRFGKSQGALAETLFGLSGLGDMVTTSFSLKSRNRTLGEEIGRGVKLGDVLKSKNTVAEGIYTVKALHSFTKNSKIEMPIAEQVYQVLYNNKEPYEAVSDLMAREAKPEDYSC from the coding sequence ATGAGTGGTATCGGCATATTGGGAGATGGCGGCTGGGGAACGACGGTGGCAATTTTGTTGCAGCAGAAAGGTCATCAAATTACTCTTTGGAGTTATGACGCTGGTCATGCTTTGATTCTAGATAAAGAGAGAGAGAATAAGATGTTTTTCCCCGGAATTAAAATTCCTCAAGAGATAAACATTACTTCAGATTTAAACCTAGCAGTATCAGACAAAGAGATTATAGTTTTGGCCATCCCATCTATATACATAAGAGCTGTTTTGAGTAGGCTCTCTGGGTTTAGGGAGGATGTTATCTTTGTTAGTCTTGCAAAAGGTATAGAACAGGAGAGTTTCAAGCGTGTTTCTGAAATAATCTGCGAGGAATTAGGCAAGGTCAAAATGTCAGTTCTTTCTGGGCCGGCTATAGCATATGAAGTTGCTAGAAGGAGCCCCTCCAGCGTTGTTGTTGCTTCAGAGGATGACTGTGTTGCTAAAATAGTGCAGGAATTATTCTTTACTACTTATTTTAGGGTCTATACGAGTAGTGACATTGTAGGGCTTGAGTTAGGAGGTGCTTTAAAGAATGTTATTGCTATAGCAGCAGGGATATGCGATGGACTTGGATTTGGAGCTAATACAAAAGCAGCCTTGTTGTCTCGCGGGTTGGCAGAGATGGTTAGATTCGGCAAAAGTCAAGGTGCTCTAGCAGAGACCCTGTTTGGTTTAAGCGGATTAGGTGATATGGTAACCACATCGTTTAGCTTAAAGAGCAGGAATAGGACGCTAGGGGAAGAGATAGGTAGGGGCGTTAAGTTAGGCGATGTATTAAAGAGTAAGAATACTGTAGCAGAGGGAATATATACAGTTAAAGCACTACATAGCTTTACCAAAAACAGCAAGATAGAGATGCCTATCGCAGAACAGGTTTATCAAGTGCTTTATAATAATAAAGAGCCCTATGAGGCAGTCTCTGATTTAATGGCCAGAGAAGCAAAGCCAGAGGATTATAGCTGTTGA